In Bradyrhizobium sp. CCBAU 051011, the following are encoded in one genomic region:
- a CDS encoding sorbosone dehydrogenase family protein, with the protein MKSAFNRSILALAAILVVAGASQASAQQKALKKYESGTKEFWTNPPPDWFLGDETEAQKGQAPPSGPPTGASEAELAAMMKKIKLPDGFSIEVYASNVLEARQMAWGDKGTLFVGSFSLGNVYAIKDNGGKREVKTVLKGLNMPTGLAFLDGALYVVAINRLIKYENAEANLDNLGAGKVVYDDMPTYVAHGWKYIAVDKDGWFYLPFGPPFNIGIPPTSVSQIRRVDPKTGNAEIWALGVRNSVGGDVDPRSGRYWFTENARDWISDDMPSDKLNMITKIGEHFGYPYCHQGDMPDPKFAMGHKCDEFTPPVVKLGAHVAPLGMKFYTGDQFPAEYKNNILIAEHGSWNRYKYQGARIKRVIVDADGKNAKSEIFASGWLEGDTNYLGRPNDIILAKDGSILVADDWAGAIYRISYKK; encoded by the coding sequence ATGAAATCGGCTTTCAATCGATCCATTCTTGCGCTCGCAGCCATCCTTGTTGTCGCAGGCGCCAGCCAGGCCAGCGCGCAGCAGAAGGCCCTGAAGAAGTACGAATCCGGCACCAAGGAGTTCTGGACCAACCCGCCGCCGGACTGGTTCCTCGGCGACGAGACCGAGGCTCAGAAAGGTCAGGCACCGCCTTCCGGTCCGCCGACCGGCGCCTCGGAGGCCGAGCTAGCGGCGATGATGAAGAAGATCAAGCTGCCGGATGGTTTCAGTATCGAGGTTTACGCCTCCAACGTGTTGGAGGCGCGGCAGATGGCCTGGGGCGACAAGGGCACGCTGTTTGTCGGCTCCTTCAGCCTCGGCAACGTCTATGCGATCAAGGACAATGGCGGAAAGAGGGAGGTCAAGACCGTCCTCAAGGGTCTCAACATGCCCACCGGTCTGGCGTTCCTCGACGGCGCGCTCTACGTCGTCGCGATCAACAGGCTGATCAAATACGAAAATGCCGAAGCCAATCTCGACAATCTCGGCGCCGGCAAGGTGGTGTATGACGACATGCCGACCTACGTCGCGCATGGCTGGAAATATATCGCCGTCGACAAGGATGGCTGGTTCTATCTGCCGTTCGGACCTCCGTTCAACATCGGCATCCCGCCGACCAGTGTCTCGCAGATCCGGCGCGTCGATCCCAAGACCGGCAATGCCGAGATCTGGGCGCTCGGCGTCCGCAACAGCGTCGGCGGCGACGTCGATCCGCGCTCGGGGCGATACTGGTTTACCGAGAACGCGCGCGACTGGATCAGCGACGACATGCCGAGCGACAAGCTCAACATGATCACCAAGATAGGCGAGCATTTCGGCTATCCCTATTGCCACCAGGGCGACATGCCGGATCCGAAATTCGCGATGGGCCACAAGTGCGATGAATTCACACCGCCTGTCGTCAAGCTCGGCGCTCATGTCGCACCGCTCGGCATGAAGTTCTATACCGGCGATCAATTCCCCGCCGAATACAAGAACAACATCCTGATCGCCGAGCACGGCTCCTGGAACCGCTACAAGTACCAGGGCGCCCGGATCAAGCGTGTGATCGTGGATGCCGACGGCAAGAACGCCAAGTCGGAGATATTCGCCTCCGGCTGGCTTGAGGGTGACACCAACTATCTCGGTCGTCCGAACGACATCATCCTCGCCAAAGACGGTTCGATACTGGTGGCCGACGACTGGGCCGGCGCCATCTATCGCATCAGCTACAAGAAGTAG
- the panE gene encoding 2-dehydropantoate 2-reductase produces the protein MRILVVGAGAIGGYFGGRLLQAGNDVTFLVRPKRASELASAGLVIKSPAGDVTLKNPPTVQADKLAEPFDVVLLSCKAFDLEDAIKSFAPAVGPKTAIIPLLNGLLHLNVLDKKFGAERVLGGLCAIAVTLNEAREVVQLAPMQSLNFGERDGAMSERVRAIAKVFDSGKFGAAASEHIMQDMWEKWVFLASLAASTCLMRTSVGNILAVAGGKDFLLGMLDECGAIAKASGFDPAGPFFQRTAGLLTTEGSPMTASMFRDIKAGLPVEADHVIGDLVARADAAKIPVPKLRIAYTHLKAYEKQRG, from the coding sequence ATGCGTATTCTCGTGGTGGGCGCCGGCGCCATCGGCGGCTATTTCGGCGGCAGGCTGCTGCAGGCCGGGAACGATGTCACCTTCCTGGTCCGGCCGAAGCGCGCTTCCGAACTTGCGAGCGCAGGCCTTGTCATCAAGAGCCCGGCCGGCGATGTAACGCTCAAGAATCCACCGACGGTGCAGGCCGACAAGCTCGCCGAGCCGTTCGACGTGGTGCTGTTGAGCTGCAAGGCGTTTGACCTCGAAGACGCCATCAAGTCCTTTGCTCCCGCGGTCGGGCCTAAAACGGCGATCATCCCGCTGCTCAACGGCTTGCTGCACCTCAACGTGCTGGACAAGAAGTTTGGAGCGGAACGCGTGCTGGGCGGCCTCTGCGCGATCGCGGTGACGCTCAACGAAGCCCGCGAAGTGGTGCAGCTCGCGCCGATGCAGTCGCTCAATTTCGGCGAACGCGATGGCGCAATGTCGGAGCGGGTGCGCGCGATTGCGAAGGTGTTCGACAGCGGCAAGTTCGGCGCGGCGGCGAGCGAACACATCATGCAGGACATGTGGGAGAAATGGGTTTTCCTGGCTTCGCTCGCGGCCTCCACCTGTCTGATGCGCACGTCGGTCGGCAACATCCTGGCGGTCGCCGGTGGCAAGGATTTTCTGCTCGGCATGCTCGATGAATGCGGCGCGATTGCAAAGGCGTCGGGCTTTGACCCGGCCGGCCCATTCTTCCAGCGCACCGCCGGCTTGCTGACGACCGAGGGGTCGCCGATGACCGCCTCGATGTTCCGCGACATCAAAGCGGGCCTGCCGGTTGAAGCTGACCACGTGATCGGCGATCTCGTCGCGCGCGCCGACGCTGCCAAGATTCCGGTACCGAAGCTGCGGATCGCCTACACCCATCTCAAGGCGTATGAGAAGCAGCGCGGCTAG
- the ggt gene encoding gamma-glutamyltransferase — translation MTVFSIRWRRVAATFILAFACGTAAFAQERRAYAPPDLTSVRAVTSEHGMVVAQERLAAQVGADILKQGGNAIDAAVATGFALAVTYPRAGNIGGGGFMVIHSAGRNEDAAIDYRETAPGATTPDIFLGPDGKPDTDKSRNSALGIGVPGTVAGLALALEKYGSGRFTLAQILKPAIELARDGFLVTDDTADTLPDMYRRMARWPDSARTFSRSDGTALREGDRLIQAELAATLSAIAEQGPRGFYQGPVAEKLAKAVRDAGGIMTVDDLKSYEAVVRSPVRGSYRGYDIVSMPLPSSGGTVLLETLNILEGFPMPDMKQGSAPSLHVMIEAMKRAYADRARYLGDPAFVNAPADLLISKDYAAKLRDGIDLARATPAEALAVKSPREGSNTTHYSVVDTSGNAVSNTYTLNFSYGVGLVADGTGVLLNNELDDFTAAPGASNAFGLVGFEANLPGPGKRPLSSMSPTIVLKDGKPVLVTGSPGGSRIISAVLQVVVDVLDYKMDVAAAVAAPRLHHQWMPDVVRVEQGFPQETLDALREKGHHVIEPLGQTSANSITVTPNGLLGAPDPRTRGAAAVGQ, via the coding sequence ATGACGGTCTTTTCAATCCGGTGGCGTCGCGTAGCTGCCACATTCATCCTTGCGTTTGCCTGCGGAACGGCGGCCTTTGCGCAGGAACGCCGCGCTTACGCCCCTCCCGATCTCACATCCGTTCGCGCCGTTACATCCGAGCACGGCATGGTGGTGGCGCAGGAGAGGCTTGCCGCGCAAGTCGGCGCCGACATCCTGAAGCAGGGCGGCAACGCGATCGACGCCGCGGTCGCCACCGGCTTTGCGCTTGCCGTCACCTATCCGCGCGCCGGAAACATCGGCGGCGGCGGCTTCATGGTGATCCATTCGGCCGGACGGAATGAAGACGCAGCTATCGATTATCGCGAGACCGCACCCGGTGCGACCACCCCAGACATTTTCCTCGGACCAGACGGCAAACCCGATACCGACAAATCACGCAATTCGGCGCTCGGCATCGGCGTGCCCGGCACGGTTGCCGGATTGGCATTGGCGCTCGAGAAATACGGCTCGGGCCGCTTCACGCTCGCGCAAATTCTCAAGCCCGCCATCGAACTGGCGCGCGACGGTTTCCTGGTCACCGACGACACGGCCGATACGCTGCCGGACATGTATCGCCGGATGGCGCGCTGGCCGGATTCGGCCAGGACATTCTCCCGCAGCGATGGCACGGCGCTGCGGGAGGGCGACCGGCTGATCCAGGCCGAACTCGCAGCAACGCTGTCGGCGATCGCCGAGCAAGGGCCGCGCGGCTTCTATCAGGGACCCGTCGCCGAAAAACTGGCGAAGGCCGTCCGCGATGCCGGCGGCATCATGACGGTGGACGATCTCAAATCCTACGAGGCGGTGGTACGCAGCCCCGTGCGCGGCAGCTATCGCGGTTACGACATCGTGTCGATGCCGCTGCCGTCCTCGGGCGGCACCGTGCTCTTGGAGACGCTGAACATTCTCGAAGGGTTTCCGATGCCGGACATGAAGCAGGGCTCCGCGCCTTCGCTGCATGTCATGATCGAGGCCATGAAGAGGGCCTACGCCGACCGCGCGCGCTATCTCGGCGATCCCGCCTTCGTCAACGCGCCGGCGGATCTTCTGATCAGCAAGGACTACGCCGCGAAACTGCGCGACGGCATCGACCTTGCGCGCGCAACGCCGGCCGAAGCGCTGGCTGTGAAATCGCCGCGCGAGGGCAGCAACACCACGCATTATTCGGTGGTCGATACCAGCGGCAATGCGGTCAGCAATACCTACACCCTGAATTTTTCCTATGGCGTCGGACTGGTCGCCGATGGCACCGGCGTGCTGCTCAACAATGAACTCGATGATTTCACCGCGGCGCCCGGCGCATCGAATGCGTTCGGGCTGGTGGGATTCGAGGCCAATCTGCCCGGCCCCGGAAAGCGACCGCTGTCGTCGATGTCGCCGACCATCGTGCTGAAGGATGGCAAGCCGGTGCTGGTGACGGGCTCGCCGGGCGGCAGCCGCATCATTTCGGCCGTGCTGCAGGTCGTGGTCGACGTGCTCGACTACAAGATGGACGTCGCCGCCGCCGTAGCAGCTCCCCGTCTCCATCACCAATGGATGCCGGACGTGGTGCGCGTGGAACAGGGCTTTCCGCAGGAAACGCTGGATGCGTTAAGGGAGAAGGGCCACCATGTGATCGAGCCGCTCGGCCAGACCTCGGCCAATTCCATCACCGTCACGCCCAACGGCCTGCTCGGCGCACCCGACCCGCGCACGCGAGGCGCGGCGGCGGTAGGACAGTAA
- a CDS encoding MFS transporter, which yields MAVIASEATGGKIAQEYPGRAAVVSWIFFDWAAQPYFTLITTFVFAPYFANFVAADPAQGQALWGFATAAAGLMIALLSPVLGAIADASGRRKPWIAGFGALLVIGSCLMWFGKPSDASVIPPLLLVYAIATVGVEFATVFNNAMMPTLVPPDRIGRLSGTGWATGYVGGILSLILVLGFLAASPETRRTLFGLTPLFGLDPVSHQGDRITGPLTGIWFVIFVTPMFLFTPDYPARRPIRDAVREGLSGLKRTLGELPKQRSMATFLLANMIYSDGLVSLFAFGGIYAAGTFGWHTIQIGTFGILLAIAGTFGAWLGGKLDDRLGPKRVIAGSLLILLFALAAILLVDKNSILFVKVAPPAPGGALFSGAAERAYLVLGCLIGAAGGPLQAASRTLLIRLAPKDRIAQYFGLFALTGKVTSFIGPLLIGVITAVTASQKAGMALLVVFFVAGLALLMRVRE from the coding sequence ATGGCGGTGATCGCTTCCGAGGCAACTGGCGGCAAAATTGCGCAGGAATATCCGGGCCGCGCCGCCGTCGTGAGCTGGATTTTCTTCGACTGGGCGGCCCAGCCCTATTTCACGCTGATCACCACCTTTGTGTTCGCGCCCTATTTCGCGAACTTCGTCGCGGCCGATCCGGCGCAGGGGCAGGCGCTGTGGGGATTTGCTACCGCAGCCGCCGGTCTGATGATCGCACTGTTGTCGCCGGTACTGGGCGCCATCGCCGATGCCAGCGGCCGCCGCAAGCCATGGATCGCCGGATTCGGCGCGCTGCTGGTGATCGGCTCCTGCCTGATGTGGTTCGGAAAGCCAAGTGATGCGAGCGTCATCCCACCACTCTTGCTGGTCTATGCGATCGCAACCGTGGGCGTCGAATTCGCCACTGTCTTCAACAATGCGATGATGCCGACGCTGGTGCCGCCCGATCGAATCGGACGGTTGTCCGGCACTGGCTGGGCGACCGGCTATGTCGGCGGCATTCTCAGCCTCATCCTGGTGCTCGGTTTTCTTGCTGCCAGCCCCGAAACGCGCCGCACCCTGTTCGGACTGACGCCGCTGTTCGGTCTCGATCCCGTATCCCATCAGGGCGATCGCATCACGGGCCCACTGACCGGCATCTGGTTCGTCATCTTCGTGACGCCGATGTTCCTGTTCACGCCGGATTATCCGGCCAGGCGCCCAATCCGCGACGCAGTGCGCGAAGGCTTGAGCGGGCTGAAGCGGACGCTCGGCGAATTGCCGAAGCAGCGATCGATGGCGACATTCCTGCTCGCCAACATGATCTATAGCGACGGGCTGGTGTCGCTGTTCGCCTTCGGCGGCATTTATGCAGCCGGCACGTTCGGCTGGCATACGATCCAGATCGGGACGTTTGGAATTCTGCTGGCCATCGCCGGCACCTTCGGCGCGTGGCTCGGCGGCAAGCTCGACGACAGGCTGGGCCCCAAGCGCGTCATTGCCGGCAGCCTGCTGATCCTGCTTTTCGCGCTTGCCGCCATCCTGCTGGTCGACAAGAATTCGATTCTTTTCGTGAAGGTCGCGCCGCCAGCCCCGGGCGGCGCGCTGTTCTCCGGCGCCGCCGAGCGCGCCTATCTGGTGCTGGGATGTCTGATCGGCGCCGCCGGCGGCCCGCTGCAGGCGGCGTCGCGCACGCTGCTGATCCGTCTCGCGCCAAAGGACCGCATCGCGCAGTACTTTGGACTGTTCGCGCTGACCGGCAAGGTGACGTCGTTCATCGGCCCGCTCCTGATCGGTGTGATCACGGCCGTAACCGCCAGCCAGAAAGCGGGCATGGCGCTGCTGGTGGTGTTCTTCGTCGCAGGTCTCGCGCTGCTGATGCGCGTGAGGGAGTGA
- a CDS encoding DUF2239 family protein has product MPDKIRPQFTAFIGPQRLATGPLAEVALAVMQASRRPAAPPIIIFSDATGQPIDLDLRGTERDVIARLPQSPPDPESATDESAEAPRGRGRPKLGVVAREVTLLPRHWEWLGAQPGGASVALRKLVEEARRANGDLDRARAARDAAYRFMSVMAGNLAGFEEASRALFADDRRRFVGLVAGWPDDIRDHVVKLAFSDRAEP; this is encoded by the coding sequence ATGCCCGACAAGATCCGCCCCCAATTCACCGCCTTCATCGGCCCGCAGCGCCTGGCGACGGGCCCGCTGGCCGAGGTCGCGCTGGCAGTGATGCAGGCTTCCCGCAGGCCCGCCGCGCCGCCGATCATCATATTCAGCGATGCCACCGGCCAACCGATCGATCTCGACCTTCGCGGCACCGAACGCGACGTCATTGCGCGCCTGCCGCAGTCGCCGCCCGATCCGGAATCCGCGACCGATGAGTCGGCGGAGGCGCCGCGCGGGCGCGGACGGCCCAAGCTCGGCGTCGTCGCGCGCGAGGTGACGCTGTTGCCGCGCCATTGGGAATGGCTGGGAGCGCAGCCGGGCGGGGCGTCCGTGGCGTTGCGCAAACTCGTGGAAGAAGCGCGCCGCGCCAATGGCGATCTCGATCGCGCGCGTGCGGCCAGGGACGCCGCCTATCGCTTCATGTCCGTGATGGCCGGCAATCTCGCGGGCTTCGAGGAAGCGTCGCGGGCGCTGTTCGCCGACGACCGGCGGCGATTCGTCGGTCTCGTCGCCGGCTGGCCCGACGATATCCGCGATCACGTCGTCAAGCTCGCCTTCAGCGATCGCGCCGAACCGTAG
- a CDS encoding cytochrome c codes for MRRALVGALAVFMSCGSFARAADIAAGKEKAELCVGCHGENGISQMENMPSLAAQPDLFIQWQLVFFRAGTRKNEQMQPIVEQLNNEDIRNLGAYFASLPPPKESKPDDDPDLSKKGAQAAAGRRCASCHLDTYAGTKAVARVAGQREEYLVKALRDYKTGVRAGGAMAAMADVAFPLSEEEIEALAHYLAHL; via the coding sequence ATGCGAAGGGCATTGGTCGGAGCGCTGGCGGTTTTCATGTCTTGCGGCTCGTTCGCTCGCGCCGCCGATATCGCCGCCGGCAAGGAAAAAGCCGAGTTGTGCGTCGGCTGCCATGGCGAAAACGGCATTTCGCAAATGGAAAACATGCCCTCGCTGGCGGCACAGCCGGACCTGTTCATTCAGTGGCAGCTCGTGTTCTTCCGCGCCGGCACCCGCAAGAACGAGCAGATGCAGCCGATCGTCGAACAGCTCAACAATGAGGATATCCGCAACCTCGGCGCCTATTTCGCCTCACTGCCGCCGCCGAAGGAATCGAAGCCCGACGACGACCCCGATCTGTCAAAGAAGGGTGCGCAGGCGGCTGCCGGCCGGCGCTGCGCCTCCTGCCACTTGGATACGTATGCCGGCACCAAGGCAGTCGCCCGCGTCGCCGGCCAGCGCGAAGAATATCTCGTGAAGGCCCTGCGCGACTACAAGACGGGCGTGCGGGCCGGCGGCGCGATGGCAGCGATGGCCGATGTGGCCTTTCCGCTGAGCGAGGAAGAGATCGAGGCACTCGCGCACTATCTCGCGCATCTTTGA
- a CDS encoding glutathione S-transferase family protein → MLTVHHLNNSRSQRVLWLLEELGVPYEIVRYQRQPDMRAPKELRAIHPLGKSPVITDNGNTIAESGAICEYIIGTYGNGRLIPPPNTPERLRYTYWLHYAEGSAMSPLLLKLLFTLMPKRAPALLRPLVRKVSNTALTTLVNPQLKQHMDYWEGELGKSEWFAGNEFSGADIQMSFPLEAAAARGGLEQGHPKAMAFLERIHARPAYARALEKGGPYVIGR, encoded by the coding sequence ATGCTGACGGTTCATCATCTCAACAACTCTCGCTCCCAGCGCGTGCTCTGGCTGCTCGAAGAGCTCGGTGTTCCCTACGAGATTGTTCGCTATCAGCGCCAGCCGGACATGCGCGCCCCCAAGGAACTGCGCGCCATTCATCCGCTCGGCAAATCGCCCGTCATCACCGACAACGGCAATACGATCGCCGAGTCCGGCGCGATCTGCGAATACATCATCGGCACTTATGGCAACGGCCGTCTGATCCCGCCGCCGAACACGCCGGAACGGCTGCGCTACACCTATTGGCTGCACTATGCGGAAGGCTCGGCGATGTCGCCGCTGCTGTTGAAGCTGCTGTTCACCTTGATGCCAAAGCGCGCGCCGGCCTTGCTGCGGCCGCTGGTGCGCAAGGTCTCCAACACGGCGTTGACCACGCTGGTCAATCCGCAGCTCAAGCAGCACATGGACTACTGGGAGGGCGAGCTGGGAAAAAGCGAATGGTTCGCCGGCAATGAATTTTCGGGCGCGGACATCCAGATGAGCTTTCCGCTCGAAGCCGCCGCGGCGCGCGGCGGACTGGAGCAGGGCCATCCCAAGGCGATGGCGTTCCTCGAACGGATTCATGCCCGCCCGGCCTATGCGCGTGCGCTGGAAAAGGGCGGGCCGTATGTGATTGGGCGGTAG
- a CDS encoding NAD(P)-dependent oxidoreductase codes for MTSLKGKTLFISGASRGIGLAIALRAARDGANVAIAAKTAEPHPKLKGTIYTAAEEIRAAGGKALPVLCDIRDETQVMAAIEQTVAEFGGIDICVNNASAISLTNSQGTDMKRFDLMMGINTRGTFMVSKYCIPHLKKAANPHILMLSPPLDMKTKWFEHSTAYTMAKFGMSMCVLGLSGELKSAGVAVNALWPRTTIATAAVGNLLGGEAMMRASRTPEIMGDAAHAILTKPSREFTGQFCIDDKVLYAAGVRDFEPYRVDRSVPLMSDFFVPDDDLPPPGVTVQALPSVGAAQTSR; via the coding sequence ATGACATCTCTCAAGGGCAAGACGCTGTTCATCTCGGGCGCCAGCCGCGGCATCGGTCTGGCGATTGCGCTCCGCGCCGCGCGTGACGGCGCCAATGTCGCGATTGCGGCGAAGACTGCGGAGCCGCACCCGAAACTCAAGGGCACCATCTATACCGCCGCGGAAGAAATTCGTGCCGCCGGCGGCAAGGCGCTGCCGGTGCTGTGCGACATCCGCGACGAGACACAGGTAATGGCGGCGATCGAGCAGACCGTCGCCGAATTCGGCGGCATCGATATCTGCGTCAACAATGCCAGCGCCATCAGCCTCACCAACTCGCAGGGAACCGACATGAAGCGGTTCGACCTCATGATGGGCATCAACACCCGCGGCACCTTCATGGTGTCGAAATATTGCATCCCGCATCTGAAGAAGGCCGCCAACCCGCATATCCTCATGCTGTCGCCGCCGCTCGACATGAAGACCAAATGGTTCGAGCATTCCACCGCCTACACCATGGCGAAGTTCGGCATGAGCATGTGCGTGCTGGGATTGTCAGGCGAACTGAAATCCGCCGGCGTTGCGGTCAACGCACTGTGGCCACGCACCACCATCGCCACCGCTGCCGTCGGCAACCTGCTCGGCGGCGAGGCGATGATGCGCGCCAGCCGGACGCCCGAAATCATGGGCGATGCCGCGCACGCCATCCTGACCAAACCGTCGCGCGAGTTCACCGGGCAGTTCTGCATCGACGACAAGGTGCTCTATGCCGCCGGCGTCAGGGATTTCGAGCCCTACCGCGTCGATCGCTCGGTGCCGCTGATGTCGGACTTCTTCGTCCCCGACGACGACCTGCCACCGCCCGGCGTCACCGTGCAGGCGCTGCCTTCGGTGGGCGCGGCGCAAACGTCGCGCTAG
- a CDS encoding serine hydrolase — MRKWIAIALAVLVATLAGASVYFRPDRAIRVATGYVAHNICSKTFVSGLDPQTVFAEVSERAGIRRLRHALRFALDRGAGTVDASTLGLFRSRAAFHDGLGCVDQHGAKEPYLLKSDVEALKAKTPPALPEIAGPAVVEPADPALKAALDHAFEEPAAPPFRRTKAVVVVHDGKVIAERYAPGIGVETPLLGFSMTKSVINALIGILTQQGLVTPSMPAPIPEWRGAGDPRREIEVEHLMRMTSGLDLDESNSGFDPSSRMYLQDDTAAYAVNTKMIAPIGTRWAYSSPTTQILARIVRDAVGGPEQTLAFAWRELFNPLGMRNVTLEFDGVGTLQGSTYMLASARDWAKFGLLYLNDGVAGEKRILHPDWVDSCAAATLHTDYAAGFWTNRSEHPNAKGRVLLGIPRDAFFASGDLGQRIIIVPSQRLVVARLGDSVDPTGDIRGVARLVKEVIAAVQP, encoded by the coding sequence TTGCGAAAGTGGATTGCCATCGCCCTCGCCGTCCTGGTCGCCACGCTGGCGGGCGCGAGCGTCTACTTCCGGCCCGATCGCGCCATCCGCGTCGCGACCGGCTATGTCGCCCATAACATCTGCTCGAAGACCTTCGTCTCGGGGCTCGATCCACAGACGGTATTCGCGGAGGTTTCGGAACGCGCCGGAATACGGCGGCTGCGCCACGCGCTCCGCTTCGCGCTCGACCGTGGCGCGGGGACTGTCGACGCCTCGACGCTCGGACTATTTCGTAGCCGCGCGGCCTTTCACGACGGGCTCGGCTGCGTCGATCAGCATGGAGCAAAAGAGCCTTATCTGCTGAAGAGCGACGTCGAGGCGCTGAAGGCGAAGACGCCGCCGGCGCTTCCCGAGATCGCCGGCCCCGCTGTGGTCGAACCGGCGGACCCGGCGCTGAAGGCGGCGCTCGATCACGCCTTCGAGGAGCCGGCCGCGCCGCCGTTCCGCAGAACCAAGGCGGTGGTCGTGGTGCACGACGGCAAGGTGATTGCCGAACGCTACGCTCCCGGTATCGGCGTCGAGACGCCGTTGCTCGGCTTCTCCATGACCAAGTCGGTGATCAACGCGCTGATCGGCATCTTGACGCAGCAAGGTCTTGTCACGCCCTCGATGCCCGCGCCGATACCGGAATGGCGCGGCGCCGGCGATCCCAGGCGCGAGATCGAGGTCGAGCATCTCATGCGCATGACCAGCGGCCTCGACCTCGACGAAAGCAATTCCGGCTTCGATCCGTCCAGCCGGATGTACCTGCAGGACGACACGGCTGCCTATGCGGTGAACACGAAGATGATCGCGCCGATCGGCACGCGATGGGCGTACTCGAGTCCGACCACGCAGATCCTGGCGCGCATCGTTCGCGACGCCGTCGGCGGACCGGAACAGACGCTGGCGTTTGCGTGGCGCGAACTGTTCAACCCGCTCGGCATGCGCAATGTTACGCTTGAGTTCGACGGCGTCGGCACGTTGCAAGGCTCGACCTACATGCTGGCGAGCGCGCGGGACTGGGCGAAGTTCGGCCTGCTCTACCTCAATGACGGCGTCGCCGGCGAAAAGCGCATCCTGCATCCGGACTGGGTCGATTCTTGCGCGGCTGCGACGCTTCATACCGATTACGCCGCCGGCTTCTGGACCAATCGCAGCGAGCACCCCAACGCAAAAGGCCGCGTGCTGTTAGGCATCCCGCGCGATGCCTTCTTTGCCTCAGGCGACCTCGGCCAGCGCATCATCATCGTGCCGTCGCAGCGCCTTGTCGTGGCGCGGCTCGGCGACAGCGTCGATCCGACCGGCGATATCAGAGGCGTTGCGAGGCTGGTGAAGGAAGTGATCGCGGCGGTGCAGCCTTGA
- a CDS encoding 2-hydroxychromene-2-carboxylate isomerase — translation MSSNPQFLFDFGSPNAFLSHEAIPAIEQRTGVKFEYVPVLLGGIFKATNNRSPAEAFAGIKNKREFHALETERFLKRFGVKPYVWNPFFPVNTLHLMRAAIAAQFEGVFEKYVEAAFHHMWVEPKKMDDPEVAAKALASSGLDAARLLTRSQDTDVKAKLIENTQNAVERGAFGSPTFFVGKEMFFGKEQLREVEEMVSGK, via the coding sequence GTGAGCTCAAACCCGCAATTCCTGTTCGACTTCGGCAGCCCCAACGCCTTCCTCAGCCACGAAGCGATCCCGGCGATCGAACAACGCACCGGCGTGAAGTTCGAATATGTGCCGGTCCTGCTCGGCGGCATCTTCAAGGCCACCAACAACAGGTCGCCGGCCGAAGCATTCGCCGGCATCAAGAACAAGCGCGAATTCCACGCGCTGGAGACCGAGCGCTTCCTGAAGCGGTTTGGAGTCAAGCCCTACGTCTGGAACCCGTTCTTCCCGGTCAACACGCTGCATTTGATGCGCGCGGCGATAGCAGCCCAGTTCGAGGGCGTATTCGAAAAGTATGTCGAGGCTGCCTTCCATCACATGTGGGTCGAGCCGAAGAAGATGGATGATCCCGAAGTTGCAGCCAAAGCGCTGGCATCGTCTGGGCTCGATGCTGCAAGGCTATTGACGCGCTCGCAGGACACCGACGTAAAAGCCAAGCTGATCGAGAATACGCAAAACGCGGTCGAGCGCGGCGCGTTCGGCTCGCCGACCTTCTTCGTCGGCAAGGAAATGTTTTTCGGCAAGGAGCAGCTTCGCGAAGTCGAGGAAATGGTCTCGGGGAAATAG